One segment of Toxotes jaculatrix isolate fToxJac2 chromosome 8, fToxJac2.pri, whole genome shotgun sequence DNA contains the following:
- the pou3f1 gene encoding POU domain, class 3, transcription factor 1, with product MATTAQYIPRNNSLPSNPLMHPDSDRMHQGTTYREVQKMMHHEYLQGLAATNTGHPMSLTHHQWLPTSNTDWSSGTHIGQQEHKASVQASREDLSSGFHHRSHLVHQQTQSGHHGSWAPTTTHHLSPLSPASNGHQSLVYSQPGYTNLNAMLSPQPGSLHHGMRDPLHDDSGSHDNQMESPQQAFSHHQDHSDEDAPSSDDLEQFAKQFKQRRIKLGFTQADVGLALGTLYGNVFSQTTICRFEALQLSFKNMCKLKPLLNKWLEETDSNTGSPTNLDKIAAQGRKRKKRTSIEVGVKGALENHFLKCPKPSAHEISTLAGTLQLEKEVVRVWFCNRRQKEKRMTPVGVPHPNMEDVYSQAETPPLHRTLQSPVQ from the coding sequence ATGGCGACAACAGCTCAGTATATTCCGAGGAATAACTCCTTACCGTCTAACCCGCTCATGCATCCGGATTCGGATAGGATGCACCAGGGGACGACCTACAGAGAGGTGCAGAAAATGATGCACCACGAGTACTTGCAAGGGCTTGCGGCTACCAACACGGGACACCCGATGAGCCTGACGCACCACCAGTGGCTGCCCACCTCCAACACCGACTGGTCCAGCGGTACCCACATCGGACAGCAGGAGCACAAAGCCAGCGTGCAGGCGAGCCGGGAGGACCTGAGCAGCGGCTTCCACCACAGATCTCACCTGGTGCACCAGCAGACGCAGAGTGGTCACCATGGTTCGTGGGCGCCTACCACGACGCACCACTTATCCCCGCTGTCCCCAGCATCCAACGGCCACCAGTCACTGGTCTACTCCCAGCCTGGATACACAAACCTCAACGCAATGCTGAGTCCCCAGCCCGGCTCCCTGCACCATGGCATGCGGGACCCGCTCCACGACGACTCGGGCAGCCACGACAACCAGATGGAGTCGCCCCAGCAGGCGTTCAGCCACCACCAGGACCACTCGGACGAGGATGCGCCCAGCTCCGACGACCTGGAGCAGTTCGCCAAGCAGTTCAAGCAGCGGCGGATCAAACTGGGCTTTACGCAGGCGGACGTGGGCTTGGCCTTGGGCACCCTGTATGGAAACGTCTTTTCTCAGACCACTATCTGCAGGTTTGAGGCGCTGCAGCTCAGCTTCAAGAACATGTGCAAACTTAAGCCGCTCCTAAACAAGTGGCTGGAGGAGACAGACTCAAACACTGGCAGTCCCACCAATTTGGACAAGATTGCTGCGCAGGGCAGGAAACGAAAGAAGAGGACCTCCATTGAAGTGGGGGTGAAAGGGGCGCTGGAAAATCATTTCTTAAAATGCCCAAAGCCATCTGCTCATGAAATCAGCACTTTAGCCGGCACTCTGCAGTTGGAAAAAGAGGTTGTCCGTGTTTGGTTTTGcaacagaagacaaaaagagaaaagaatgacACCAGTGGGGGTCCCTCACCCGAATATGGAGGACGTATATTCCCAAGCAGAGACCCCTCCTCTACACCGCACACTACAGAGTCCTGTGCAGTGA